One candidate division WOR-3 bacterium genomic region harbors:
- the rsmD gene encoding 16S rRNA (guanine(966)-N(2))-methyltransferase RsmD, with translation MKIIAGTLKGKRLIYPKGILRPTTDKIRGAIFNIIEANFPDIIDQAKMCDIFAGTGAVGIEALSRGATFVTFIESNRKIVSYLRKNLTGLEDKSQVIVGDALQILPKLKMEKFNLIFLDPPYDVGLVEPIIKKIIKYELLDKKGIIIIEHSKKEEFAIPEGIDLFKRKNYNDTVISILRSSYEKSSLSR, from the coding sequence GTGAAGATTATTGCTGGAACTCTTAAAGGCAAACGGCTTATATATCCTAAGGGAATCTTACGACCGACAACTGACAAGATTCGTGGTGCAATCTTTAATATCATTGAAGCCAATTTTCCTGATATTATAGACCAAGCGAAGATGTGTGACATTTTTGCTGGTACTGGAGCAGTTGGAATTGAAGCACTTTCTCGGGGAGCGACATTTGTTACATTCATTGAAAGCAATCGAAAAATTGTCAGTTATTTAAGAAAGAACCTAACCGGATTAGAAGATAAATCTCAAGTTATTGTCGGAGATGCTTTGCAGATATTACCGAAATTAAAAATGGAAAAGTTTAATCTTATTTTTTTAGACCCACCATATGATGTCGGATTAGTCGAGCCAATCATCAAAAAGATAATTAAATATGAATTATTAGACAAGAAAGGCATTATTATTATTGAGCATTCAAAAAAGGAAGAATTTGCGATACCAGAAGGCATTGATTTATTTAAAAGAAAAAATTATAATGATACGGTAATATCAATTTTAAGGAGCAGTTATGAAAAAAGCAGTCTTTCCAGGTAG
- a CDS encoding 50S ribosome-binding GTPase, translating into MPANLTPQYLEAEKRFRNAKTTEEKIVYLQEMLALIPKHKGTEKLQAEIKSRLSKLRKEQNQKSQTRRAVWYHIEKQGAGQVAVFGAPNVGKSSIVKILTNASTEIAPYPFTTTTPIAGMMIYEDIQIQLIDCPPLTEDSPPWYFHILRSADSTVFVIDAVADDLVESTEICIKRLKDTNIIPSSDSPISTKPMIVVANKTDEPNALLGIEIIKEMICDLPIVPVSTKTYEGLEDLKAKIFKSLDIIRVYTKPPGKPPDLTEPVIIKSGSTILDAGKTLHKDFAKNLKFARLWDGDKYHGQRVERTHILKDKDIVEFHI; encoded by the coding sequence ATGCCAGCAAATTTAACGCCACAATACCTTGAAGCCGAAAAACGATTCCGTAATGCTAAAACCACCGAAGAGAAAATTGTTTATCTTCAAGAAATGCTGGCACTAATTCCTAAACATAAAGGCACAGAAAAACTTCAGGCTGAAATAAAATCCCGGTTATCTAAATTAAGAAAAGAACAAAATCAGAAATCGCAAACTCGTCGGGCAGTTTGGTATCATATTGAAAAACAAGGTGCAGGTCAGGTGGCGGTTTTTGGTGCGCCCAATGTGGGAAAATCTTCAATTGTAAAGATATTAACTAATGCCTCTACTGAGATCGCACCTTATCCTTTTACGACGACAACACCAATTGCGGGCATGATGATTTATGAAGACATTCAGATCCAATTAATTGATTGTCCACCTTTAACCGAAGACAGCCCACCGTGGTATTTTCATATTCTTCGAAGCGCCGATTCCACGGTATTTGTCATTGATGCAGTTGCGGATGATTTGGTCGAATCTACAGAAATCTGCATCAAACGACTAAAGGATACCAACATTATCCCAAGTTCAGATTCGCCAATATCTACTAAGCCAATGATTGTTGTTGCTAATAAGACTGACGAACCTAATGCCCTTTTAGGCATCGAAATTATTAAAGAGATGATATGTGATTTACCAATTGTGCCGGTGTCAACAAAGACCTATGAAGGATTAGAAGACTTAAAGGCAAAAATTTTTAAAAGTCTTGATATAATTCGCGTATATACCAAACCGCCGGGAAAACCACCTGATTTAACTGAGCCAGTCATAATCAAAAGTGGTAGCACAATATTAGATGCTGGTAAAACTTTACACAAAGATTTTGCCAAAAATCTGAAATTTGCTCGGCTTTGGGATGGAGACAAATATCATGGCCAGCGTGTCGAACGCACCCATATCTTAAAAGATAAAGACATTGTAGAATTTCATATATAA
- the coaD gene encoding pantetheine-phosphate adenylyltransferase: protein MKKAVFPGSFDPITNGHIDVVKRALKIFDKIIIAVAKREEKSPIFTMSEREQLIKKVLGKMSRVEIKSFDGLLVDFVRKEKACAIIRGLRTISDFDYEFQMALTNRKIAPEIETIFFLASEQYAYLSATLIKEIGRMGGNLKDFVPKPVILALEKRLKEKRLKF, encoded by the coding sequence ATGAAAAAAGCAGTCTTTCCAGGTAGTTTTGACCCAATTACTAATGGTCATATTGATGTGGTCAAACGGGCATTGAAAATTTTTGACAAAATAATTATTGCAGTGGCAAAACGCGAAGAGAAATCGCCGATTTTCACAATGTCAGAACGCGAACAACTGATAAAGAAAGTCCTCGGAAAGATGTCTCGCGTAGAAATAAAATCATTCGACGGTCTGTTAGTAGATTTTGTTAGAAAAGAGAAAGCCTGTGCAATCATCCGAGGCTTAAGGACAATTTCCGATTTTGATTATGAATTTCAGATGGCCTTAACAAACCGCAAAATCGCGCCAGAAATCGAAACTATTTTCTTTTTAGCCTCTGAACAATATGCTTATTTATCGGCAACTTTAATTAAGGAAATTGGCCGTATGGGTGGAAACCTGAAAGATTTTGTGCCTAAACCAGTTATCCTCGCATTGGAGAAAAGACTAAAAGAAAAAAGACTGAAATTTTAA